A stretch of the Rhodanobacteraceae bacterium genome encodes the following:
- a CDS encoding cation acetate symporter: MSVQTWTYIMVGLTFALYIGIAFWARVGSTKDFYVAGGGVHPIANGMATAADWMSAASFISMAGLISFMGYDGAVYLLGWTGGYVLLALLLAPYLRKFGKFTVPDFVGDRYYSDAARLVAVVCAVFISFTYVAGQMRGVGIVFSRFLEVDITTGVILGMCIVFFYAVVGGMKGITYTQVAQYCVLIFAYLVPAIFISILVTGHFLPQLGFGGTVSDGSGMYLLDKLDGLSTQLGFAPYTDGSKSMIDVFCITLALMVGTAGLPHVIVRFFTVPKVKDARTSAGWALLFISFLYLTAPAVAAFARVNMIETINGKDMQGTEYVNSPQWIKSWEKTGLIKWEDKNGDGRMFYAKDERNEMTIDRDIMVLANPEIAQLPAWVIALIAAGALAAALSTAAGLLMVISSAVSHDLLKKVVLPNITEKQELLYARIGAAGAVIVAGLLGIYPPGFVAEVVAFAFGLAAASFFPIIIMGVFNKRMNKEGAIAGMVAGLVFTMGYILYFKGVFITPLAENKPENWLFGISPEGIGSVGMVINFVVAWAVSKMTAAPPAHVQQLVEEIRVPRGAGAASAH; the protein is encoded by the coding sequence ATGAGCGTTCAAACCTGGACCTACATCATGGTCGGCCTGACCTTCGCGCTGTACATCGGCATTGCCTTCTGGGCGCGCGTCGGCTCGACCAAGGACTTCTACGTCGCCGGCGGCGGCGTGCATCCGATCGCCAATGGCATGGCCACCGCTGCCGACTGGATGAGCGCAGCCTCGTTCATCTCGATGGCCGGCCTGATCTCTTTCATGGGTTATGACGGCGCCGTCTACCTGCTCGGCTGGACCGGCGGCTATGTGCTGCTGGCCTTGCTGCTGGCGCCTTACTTGCGCAAGTTCGGCAAGTTCACCGTGCCCGATTTTGTCGGTGATCGCTACTACTCCGACGCCGCCCGTCTGGTGGCCGTGGTCTGTGCCGTGTTCATCTCCTTCACCTATGTAGCCGGTCAGATGCGTGGCGTTGGCATTGTCTTCAGCCGCTTCCTGGAAGTGGACATCACCACCGGCGTCATTCTCGGCATGTGCATCGTGTTCTTCTACGCGGTGGTCGGCGGTATGAAGGGCATCACCTACACCCAGGTGGCGCAGTACTGCGTATTGATCTTCGCGTATCTGGTGCCGGCGATCTTCATTTCGATTCTGGTCACCGGTCACTTCCTGCCGCAGCTCGGATTTGGCGGCACCGTCAGCGACGGCAGTGGCATGTATCTGCTCGACAAGCTCGATGGACTGAGCACGCAACTCGGCTTCGCGCCCTACACCGATGGCAGCAAATCGATGATCGACGTGTTCTGCATCACGCTGGCGCTGATGGTCGGCACCGCCGGTCTGCCACACGTGATCGTGCGCTTCTTCACCGTGCCCAAGGTCAAGGATGCCCGCACCAGTGCCGGCTGGGCGCTGCTGTTCATCTCCTTCCTGTACCTGACCGCGCCAGCAGTGGCCGCCTTTGCCCGCGTCAACATGATCGAGACCATCAACGGCAAGGACATGCAGGGCACCGAGTACGTCAACTCGCCGCAATGGATCAAGAGCTGGGAAAAGACCGGCCTGATCAAGTGGGAGGACAAGAACGGTGACGGCCGCATGTTCTACGCCAAGGACGAGCGCAACGAGATGACCATCGACCGCGACATCATGGTGCTGGCCAATCCGGAGATTGCGCAGCTGCCGGCCTGGGTGATCGCGCTGATCGCGGCCGGCGCACTGGCGGCGGCGCTGTCGACAGCAGCCGGCCTGCTCATGGTGATTTCCTCCGCCGTTTCGCACGATCTGCTGAAAAAGGTGGTGCTGCCCAATATCACCGAAAAACAGGAGTTGTTGTACGCCCGTATCGGCGCCGCTGGCGCAGTGATCGTGGCTGGGCTCCTCGGCATCTATCCACCGGGATTCGTCGCTGAGGTCGTGGCTTTTGCCTTCGGCCTGGCGGCGGCATCGTTCTTCCCGATCATCATCATGGGTGTGTTCAACAAGCGCATGAACAAGGAGGGGGCAATCGCCGGCATGGTCGCCGGACTGGTCTTCACCATGGGCTACATCCTTTACTTCAAGGGGGTGTTCATCACGCCGCTGGCCGAGAACAAGCCGGAGAACTGGCTGTTCGGCATCTCGCCGGAGGGCATCGGTTCGGTCGGCATGGTGATCAACTTCGTGGTCGCCTGGGCGGTGTCGAAGATGACCGCCGCGCCGCCAGCACATGTGCAGCAACTCGTTGAGGAAATCCGGGTGCCGCGCGGAGCCGGCGCCGCCAGCGCCCACTGA
- a CDS encoding DUF4212 domain-containing protein, with translation MAAGTERALAYWRANIKLMAVLLAIWFVVSFGFGILFVDALNNIRFFGFKLGFFFAQQGAIYVFVILIFAYGKIMNAYERKYDVHED, from the coding sequence ATGGCAGCGGGAACTGAGCGCGCATTGGCCTATTGGCGCGCAAACATCAAGCTGATGGCGGTGTTGCTGGCCATCTGGTTCGTGGTTTCGTTCGGATTCGGAATCCTGTTCGTGGATGCGCTGAACAACATCCGCTTCTTCGGATTCAAGCTCGGATTCTTCTTCGCCCAGCAGGGCGCCATCTATGTGTTCGTCATCCTGATCTTCGCCTACGGCAAGATCATGAATGCCTACGAGCGCAAGTACGACGTACACGAGGACTGA
- a CDS encoding DUF2167 domain-containing protein, giving the protein MRVFALMFALVLSPLVCAQEAPEAADDPAQAFVDSLRFQDGEIALSSARATLKLPPSFRYLDAADAERVLTELWGNPPGSQSLGMLVPVATSLADPDNSWAIVLQYDNDGYVSDEDAKDIDYQELLEDMQEGARDSNPERKRQGYPAIEIVGWAESPRYDSGTHKMHWAKELSVDGASEHTLNYDVRVLGRSGVLTMRAIAGISQLSAIKPGMSEALGAVDFNQGARYADFNPNTDHVAEYGLAALVAGGIAAKTGLLSKLLALLIAGKKLVIGAFVLLAAGVSKLFGKKTES; this is encoded by the coding sequence ATGCGCGTTTTTGCCCTGATGTTTGCCCTTGTGCTGTCGCCGCTGGTCTGCGCCCAGGAAGCCCCTGAGGCGGCGGACGACCCGGCGCAAGCTTTTGTTGATTCATTGCGCTTCCAGGACGGCGAGATTGCCTTGTCCTCGGCACGGGCGACGCTGAAGCTGCCGCCCAGTTTTCGCTATCTGGATGCCGCCGACGCCGAGCGCGTCTTGACCGAACTGTGGGGCAATCCTCCCGGCAGTCAATCGCTGGGCATGCTGGTGCCGGTGGCGACCAGTCTGGCTGATCCCGATAACTCCTGGGCCATCGTGTTGCAGTACGACAACGACGGCTATGTGTCCGATGAAGACGCCAAGGACATTGACTACCAGGAATTGCTCGAGGACATGCAGGAAGGCGCCAGGGACAGCAATCCCGAGCGCAAGCGCCAGGGCTATCCGGCCATCGAAATCGTCGGCTGGGCCGAATCGCCGCGCTATGACAGCGGCACCCACAAGATGCACTGGGCCAAGGAGCTGAGCGTGGATGGTGCATCCGAGCACACCCTGAACTATGACGTGCGCGTCCTCGGTCGCAGCGGCGTGTTGACCATGCGTGCCATCGCCGGCATCAGCCAGCTGTCTGCGATCAAGCCGGGGATGAGTGAGGCCCTGGGCGCCGTGGATTTCAACCAGGGAGCTCGTTATGCCGACTTCAACCCGAACACCGACCATGTCGCTGAGTACGGTCTGGCAGCCTTGGTGGCCGGCGGCATCGCTGCCAAGACCGGTCTGCTGTCGAAGCTGCTTGCCCTGCTGATTGCGGGCAAGAAGTTGGTGATCGGCGCCTTCGTTCTGCTTGCCGCCGGCGTCTCCAAGCTGTTCGGCAAGAAGACCGAGAGCTGA
- the rpmB gene encoding 50S ribosomal protein L28: MARVCAITGKRPLAGNNVSHANNKTRRRYLPNLQWHRFWVAGENRFVRLRLSMAALRTIDKNGIEAVIADLRARGEKV, from the coding sequence ATGGCGCGCGTATGTGCAATTACCGGGAAGCGCCCCCTGGCGGGCAACAACGTATCGCACGCGAACAACAAGACGCGTCGTCGCTACTTGCCGAATCTGCAGTGGCACCGTTTCTGGGTCGCTGGCGAAAACCGTTTCGTGCGTCTGCGCCTGTCGATGGCGGCTCTGCGTACGATCGACAAGAACGGCATTGAGGCAGTCATCGCCGATTTGCGCGCCCGCGGCGAAAAGGTCTGA
- the rpmG gene encoding 50S ribosomal protein L33 has translation MRDKIKLVSTANTGHFYTTTKNKKTTPNKLEFKKYDPVARKHVAYKEYKIK, from the coding sequence ATGCGTGACAAGATCAAGCTGGTGTCGACGGCCAATACCGGCCACTTCTACACCACCACCAAGAACAAGAAGACCACGCCCAACAAGCTGGAATTCAAGAAGTACGATCCGGTAGCCCGCAAGCATGTGGCCTACAAGGAATACAAGATCAAGTAA
- a CDS encoding sulfotransferase: MPPEQNVKLRQAEQALAARDYRRLHTLCTEVLQRNPRSAQALFLLALLAAEHQNHAKAVEVLDRALSLAPDRADYHAQKGRCLLALSRPREALEAARLGMQARVDGAWTWDTLGVVLTRAGAHAEAVPAFRRAVELEPGKPAYFYNLGAALQFIGEFGDAETAYRSALALDPEQPRVWSALAQLRKAPFSEAEVEWLRQRIAQSTTDADAQLHWCHALAKQREDQGNQSEAWGLLGLGKAAKRASLDYRFADDARLFERVTEVCTRPFCEAGGGHASDEPIFIVGMPRTGTTLVERILSSHPQVYAAGELSHFSLALKRVSRTHGARVLDADTLAAAADVDLAEVGRMYLDSTRPRTGHTPRFIDKMPLNFFYAGIIRRALPGARILCLKRHPLDAIVSNYRQLFATGFAYYNYAYDLLDTARYWQAFDGLCRHWSQTLGEAWLEVRYEQVVDDLEAQARRILAHCGLPWDPTVLEFHRNQAPVATASSVQVRQPLYRSSVARWRRLEAELAPVIEMLGADADLG; this comes from the coding sequence GTGCCCCCTGAGCAGAACGTCAAGCTGCGGCAAGCCGAACAGGCGCTGGCCGCCCGCGACTACCGGCGCCTGCACACGCTCTGTACCGAGGTGCTGCAGCGCAATCCGCGCTCGGCCCAGGCCCTGTTCCTGCTGGCGCTGCTGGCGGCCGAGCATCAGAACCACGCCAAGGCCGTCGAGGTGCTCGATCGGGCACTGTCGCTGGCGCCGGATCGAGCCGATTACCACGCCCAGAAGGGCCGCTGCCTGCTGGCCCTGAGTCGACCGCGCGAGGCGCTGGAAGCGGCGCGGCTGGGCATGCAGGCCAGGGTCGACGGCGCCTGGACCTGGGACACGCTGGGCGTGGTCCTGACCCGCGCCGGCGCCCATGCCGAAGCGGTGCCGGCCTTCAGACGGGCAGTCGAACTGGAGCCGGGCAAACCCGCCTATTTCTACAATCTCGGCGCCGCCCTGCAGTTCATCGGCGAGTTCGGCGATGCCGAAACGGCTTATCGTTCGGCGCTGGCACTGGATCCGGAACAGCCGCGGGTCTGGTCCGCGTTGGCTCAATTGCGCAAAGCCCCCTTCAGCGAGGCCGAGGTCGAGTGGCTGAGGCAGCGCATCGCCCAGTCAACGACCGACGCCGACGCGCAGCTGCACTGGTGCCATGCGCTTGCCAAGCAGCGCGAGGATCAAGGCAATCAGTCCGAGGCTTGGGGGCTGCTGGGCCTGGGCAAGGCGGCCAAGCGCGCCAGCCTGGACTATCGATTCGCTGATGACGCCCGGCTGTTCGAGCGCGTCACCGAGGTCTGCACCCGCCCCTTCTGCGAGGCCGGCGGTGGCCACGCCAGCGATGAACCGATCTTCATCGTCGGCATGCCGCGCACCGGCACCACGCTGGTCGAACGCATCCTCTCCAGCCATCCCCAGGTCTACGCGGCCGGTGAGCTCAGCCATTTCTCGCTGGCGCTCAAGCGCGTGAGCCGCACCCACGGCGCCCGTGTGCTCGACGCTGACACTCTGGCGGCCGCTGCCGATGTCGATCTGGCCGAAGTCGGCCGCATGTACCTGGACAGCACCCGGCCGCGCACCGGGCACACACCGCGCTTCATCGACAAGATGCCGCTGAACTTCTTCTATGCCGGGATCATCCGCAGAGCCTTGCCGGGCGCCCGCATCCTCTGTCTGAAACGGCATCCGCTGGACGCCATCGTCAGCAACTACCGGCAACTGTTTGCCACCGGCTTTGCCTACTACAACTACGCCTACGATCTACTCGACACCGCCCGCTACTGGCAGGCCTTCGACGGCCTGTGCCGGCACTGGTCGCAAACCCTGGGCGAGGCCTGGCTCGAAGTCCGCTACGAGCAGGTGGTGGACGATCTGGAGGCCCAGGCGCGACGGATCCTGGCGCACTGCGGTTTGCCCTGGGATCCGACCGTGCTCGAGTTTCACCGCAATCAGGCGCCGGTGGCCACCGCCAGTTCGGTGCAGGTGCGCCAGCCGCTGTATCGCAGTTCAGTGGCACGCTGGCGGCGACTGGAGGCGGAACTGGCGCCGGTGATCGAGATGCTGGGTGCGGACGCCGACCTTGGCTAG
- a CDS encoding TonB-dependent receptor, translating to MLSYDTTVMDNWDLRLNYGVSAIGNILTRTGNRADGEKLGGFSVHNASAIVKTGQWTLQLYAENLWNKYAVTGVRSSRPYVQTVSDENGDPVVVRRYYQDVLRPREFGLRVTYDFEL from the coding sequence GTGCTGAGCTATGACACCACGGTCATGGACAACTGGGATCTGCGCCTGAACTACGGCGTCTCGGCGATCGGCAACATCCTGACCCGCACCGGCAACCGCGCCGACGGCGAGAAGCTCGGGGGATTCTCGGTGCACAACGCCTCGGCCATCGTGAAGACGGGTCAGTGGACGCTGCAGCTGTACGCCGAGAACCTGTGGAACAAGTACGCCGTGACCGGCGTGCGCTCCTCGCGCCCCTATGTGCAGACCGTCAGCGACGAGAACGGCGATCCTGTGGTGGTGCGCCGCTACTATCAGGACGTGCTCAGGCCGCGTGAGTTTGGTCTGCGGGTCACATACGACTTCGAGCTGTAA
- a CDS encoding TonB-dependent receptor: MNQSNTARARARHLPRKRSLALALSAVLTQGALLATAPAMAQAVDEAAQLDTITVTATRRAASVQDVPINITALSGDTLSEEGVGSLAELGRTVPGLYVLDQGGRSSNQIIVRGLNADPVAASEALGNGGGGTVATYVGEIPLYVDLRLNDMERVEVLLGPQGTLYGAGTLGGAIRYIPKRPTFDGRELQLRGSGYGLSESDGVGYTSGFTANLPLSDTFALRASVDYLDDPGFIDYNYLVREPGVSTPNPDFSDPADVAANLRRKKDADFQQTLSGRVGLRWQPSDAIDANLTYYYQDQEVGGRTQNHRVAFGTGRYESAHRYEEPNDRTNDLAALEITADLGFAELTSATGYSTYDERGQRDQTDLLITLEYSYEAFPSFSAFTREDQNEDTFNQELRLVSTDDGPLNWIVGAFYNRLNSYSASREFTPGYPEYLGGNRPDNLEYFSVNKTKLEEQAIYGEVGYEFTDQWQVTVGARWYDYKLKTQDAIDLPLFNSIFGDAGPNDINLDFENGGQSDTGSLFKINTSYQFTPDLLGYATISEGYRIGNSNGVAPCPDPLPSNQIACALPDELQYFPDKTTNYELGIRSQWLDRRLTLNGAVYYIKWEDPQLAGTTDNAALPITLNGKGAESRGLELSFDALLSDQLTLRGSVAFTNAELSKDAPALLNTIVPPVSARASTSTAAPAIACPARRNVRAIWC, translated from the coding sequence ATGAATCAATCGAACACGGCGCGTGCTCGCGCCCGACATCTGCCGCGCAAGCGCAGTCTGGCACTGGCCCTGTCGGCCGTGCTGACCCAGGGAGCGCTGCTTGCCACTGCCCCGGCGATGGCCCAAGCCGTCGACGAGGCGGCACAGCTGGACACCATCACCGTCACCGCCACCCGCCGCGCTGCCAGCGTGCAGGACGTGCCGATCAACATCACTGCACTGTCCGGTGACACCCTGAGCGAAGAGGGCGTCGGCAGCCTGGCCGAGCTCGGCCGCACCGTGCCGGGCTTGTATGTGCTCGATCAGGGCGGTCGCTCCAGCAACCAGATCATCGTGCGCGGCCTCAACGCCGATCCGGTCGCCGCGTCCGAAGCACTGGGCAATGGCGGCGGTGGCACGGTCGCCACCTATGTCGGTGAAATTCCGCTGTATGTGGACCTGCGCCTGAACGACATGGAACGCGTCGAAGTGCTGCTCGGGCCCCAGGGCACGCTCTACGGCGCCGGCACGCTCGGCGGCGCCATTCGCTATATCCCCAAGCGCCCCACCTTCGATGGCAGGGAGCTGCAGCTTCGCGGCAGCGGTTATGGCCTGAGCGAGAGCGATGGCGTCGGCTATACCAGTGGTTTCACCGCCAATCTGCCGCTGTCCGATACCTTCGCGCTGCGCGCCAGTGTCGACTATCTGGATGATCCCGGCTTCATCGACTACAACTATCTGGTGCGCGAACCCGGTGTCTCCACCCCCAATCCGGATTTCAGCGACCCGGCCGATGTGGCCGCCAACCTGCGTCGCAAGAAGGATGCCGACTTCCAGCAGACCCTGAGCGGACGCGTGGGTCTGCGCTGGCAGCCCAGCGATGCCATCGATGCCAACCTGACCTACTACTATCAGGATCAGGAAGTCGGCGGCCGCACCCAGAATCACCGCGTTGCCTTCGGCACCGGACGCTATGAATCGGCGCATCGCTATGAAGAGCCGAACGATCGCACCAATGACCTGGCCGCACTGGAAATCACGGCAGATCTCGGCTTTGCCGAACTGACCAGCGCCACCGGCTATTCCACCTATGACGAGCGCGGCCAGCGCGACCAGACCGATCTGCTGATCACGCTGGAATACAGCTACGAAGCCTTCCCCAGCTTCAGCGCCTTCACCCGCGAGGATCAGAACGAAGACACCTTCAATCAGGAGCTGCGCCTGGTCTCCACCGACGACGGCCCGCTGAACTGGATCGTCGGCGCCTTCTACAATCGCCTCAATTCCTATTCGGCCAGTCGCGAATTCACGCCCGGATACCCCGAGTACCTCGGTGGCAACCGACCGGACAACCTCGAGTACTTCTCGGTCAACAAGACCAAGCTGGAGGAGCAGGCGATCTACGGCGAAGTCGGCTACGAGTTCACCGACCAGTGGCAGGTCACCGTGGGCGCGCGCTGGTACGACTACAAGCTGAAGACCCAGGACGCCATCGATCTGCCGCTGTTCAACTCGATCTTCGGCGATGCCGGCCCCAACGACATCAACCTGGACTTCGAGAACGGCGGCCAGTCTGACACCGGCTCGCTGTTCAAGATCAACACCTCCTACCAGTTCACCCCGGATCTGCTGGGCTACGCCACCATCAGCGAGGGCTACCGCATCGGCAATTCCAATGGTGTGGCCCCGTGTCCAGACCCGCTGCCCTCCAACCAGATCGCCTGCGCGCTGCCCGACGAGTTGCAGTACTTCCCGGACAAGACCACCAACTACGAGCTCGGCATCCGCAGCCAGTGGCTGGATCGCCGGCTGACCCTGAATGGCGCGGTCTATTACATCAAGTGGGAAGACCCGCAGCTGGCCGGCACCACCGACAACGCGGCGCTGCCGATCACGCTCAACGGCAAGGGCGCCGAGAGTCGTGGCCTGGAGCTGTCCTTCGATGCCCTGCTCAGCGATCAGCTGACTCTGCGCGGCAGCGTGGCCTTCACCAATGCCGAACTCAGCAAGGATGCGCCGGCCCTGCTCAACACCATCGTGCCCCCGGTTTCAGCCCGCGCATCGACATCGACGGCCGCGCCGGCGATCGCCTGCCCGGCTCGCCGGAACGTCAGGGCAATCTGGTGCTGA
- a CDS encoding AI-2E family transporter: protein MIELLFAAAAVSFLVVGCFLVLRPFLSALMWAVILCYASWPFYRWLVRKLGGRRSLTAILMTCGVAAILVLPFVIVGFTLAENVSDWVTAVKEWVGRGLPPPPAWVSELPMFGAELAARWQALNSEAALADLVRLIINPMRDAALSGGAMLGRGSLELGLSVFIAFFVFRRGDELAQGLQQSLTRLIGSRARQFIDVAGGTIQGVVYGILGTALVQGLLAGFGFLIVSVPGAVFLGLLTFFLSLVPMGPPLVWVPVVVWLSTNHHIGAAVFMAIWGFFVVSGIDNIIKPYLISRGSRMPFVLVFLGVIGGVLAFGFLGVFLGPVLLAVGYTLLLAWNRGEAIDDSEEVPVKTVG from the coding sequence CTGATCGAACTGCTGTTTGCCGCTGCTGCGGTGAGCTTCCTGGTGGTGGGCTGCTTTCTGGTGTTGCGGCCCTTCCTGTCGGCGCTGATGTGGGCCGTCATTCTCTGCTACGCCAGCTGGCCCTTCTATCGCTGGCTGGTGCGCAAGCTCGGTGGCCGGCGTTCGCTGACCGCGATCCTGATGACCTGTGGGGTGGCCGCCATTCTGGTGCTGCCCTTTGTGATCGTCGGATTCACCCTCGCCGAAAACGTCAGCGACTGGGTCACGGCGGTCAAGGAATGGGTGGGCCGCGGGCTGCCGCCACCACCGGCCTGGGTTTCCGAGCTGCCGATGTTCGGCGCCGAGCTCGCCGCGCGCTGGCAGGCGTTGAACAGCGAGGCGGCCTTGGCCGATCTGGTCAGGCTGATCATCAATCCAATGCGCGATGCCGCACTCAGCGGTGGCGCCATGCTCGGGCGCGGCTCGCTGGAGTTGGGACTGTCGGTGTTCATCGCCTTCTTCGTGTTCCGACGCGGCGACGAACTGGCGCAAGGATTGCAGCAATCGCTGACGCGACTGATCGGATCGCGTGCTCGCCAGTTCATCGACGTGGCCGGCGGCACCATCCAGGGCGTGGTCTACGGCATTCTCGGCACGGCTTTGGTGCAGGGATTGCTGGCCGGTTTCGGATTCCTGATCGTCAGCGTACCCGGCGCCGTGTTCCTGGGCCTGCTGACTTTCTTCCTGTCCCTGGTGCCGATGGGCCCGCCGCTGGTTTGGGTGCCCGTGGTGGTCTGGCTGAGCACCAATCACCATATCGGCGCCGCCGTGTTCATGGCCATCTGGGGATTCTTCGTGGTCAGCGGCATCGACAACATCATCAAGCCCTATCTGATCAGCCGCGGCTCGCGGATGCCCTTTGTACTGGTCTTCCTCGGTGTGATTGGCGGCGTACTCGCCTTCGGCTTCCTCGGCGTATTCCTGGGGCCGGTCCTGCTGGCCGTGGGCTACACCCTGCTGCTGGCCTGGAATCGCGGCGAGGCCATCGATGACAGCGAGGAAGTACCGGTCAAGACGGTGGGCTGA
- a CDS encoding SGNH/GDSL hydrolase family protein, whose translation MLVGDPEPPLRYLALGDSYSIGESVDATARWPNQLAGELRKRGLKLLPAQIFARTGWTTGELEAALVAAERGASVELAEGEFGLKPSPPYSLVTLLIGVNDQYRGHSPDSYRQGFAALLARAISYAGGHAERVVVLSIPDWGRTPFARAHDRDAARVGAQIDAYNATALALTQGAGASFVDITDLTREAESRPELLAADGLHPSAIDYGRWAERALPAAQRALGAAQADQ comes from the coding sequence ATGCTGGTCGGTGATCCGGAACCGCCACTGCGCTATCTGGCGCTGGGTGATTCCTACAGCATCGGCGAGAGCGTGGATGCAACGGCGCGCTGGCCCAATCAGCTGGCTGGGGAACTGCGAAAGCGTGGATTGAAGCTGTTGCCGGCACAGATCTTCGCCCGCACAGGCTGGACCACGGGCGAGCTTGAAGCTGCGCTGGTGGCGGCAGAGCGTGGCGCCAGCGTCGAACTTGCCGAGGGCGAATTCGGCCTTAAGCCGAGCCCGCCCTATTCGTTGGTAACGCTGCTGATCGGCGTCAATGATCAGTACCGAGGGCATTCGCCAGACAGTTATCGCCAGGGCTTTGCAGCCCTGCTGGCGCGTGCCATCAGCTACGCCGGCGGCCATGCCGAACGCGTTGTGGTGTTGTCCATTCCCGACTGGGGGCGCACACCCTTTGCCCGGGCACATGATCGGGACGCCGCCAGAGTCGGCGCACAGATTGATGCCTACAACGCCACTGCGCTGGCGTTGACGCAAGGCGCCGGCGCCAGCTTTGTCGATATCACCGACCTCACCCGCGAAGCCGAGAGCCGTCCCGAATTGCTGGCGGCCGATGGCCTGCATCCCAGCGCCATCGACTATGGCCGTTGGGCTGAACGGGCGCTGCCCGCAGCCCAACGCGCGCTGGGCGCGGCGCAGGCAGACCAGTAG
- a CDS encoding aminotransferase class I/II-fold pyridoxal phosphate-dependent enzyme — MRGTLAATFTNCRPMLRPIPHNERLADVRYDIRGPLHARALELEQQGKPIIRLNIGNPGRFGFDAPDHIREAIAQHLRDSEAYCHQQGLTEARDAIAESMQARGCAGVDTNHVFVGNGVSELIDLSLRGLLNPGDEVLVPAPDYPLWTAAVILNDGRPVHYPCPPERQGLPDAVEIERMITPRTRAIVIINPNNPNGAVYPKPLLQQIAALAEKHRLVVFSDEIYEGLLYDGARFHSMAPLVKDTLCVTMSGLSKVHRACGYRVGWMVTSGRVQAAREYLRSLDLLAALRLCSNVQGQWAIPAALRGPDTHTALCQPGGRLYETRAAMLRSVARSAHLRVVAPMGALYGFVGVDTSAMPQFDDQQFALDLLDQRQILIVPGSSFNVPYRNHFRITLLPEAAVMERVIDSIDAFAGTLAKGAQPRVAQVA, encoded by the coding sequence ATGCGGGGTACGCTCGCAGCCACCTTCACGAATTGCCGACCCATGCTTCGCCCGATCCCTCACAACGAGCGTTTGGCCGATGTCCGCTATGACATACGCGGCCCCTTGCACGCCCGCGCGCTCGAACTTGAGCAGCAGGGCAAGCCCATCATTCGCCTGAATATCGGCAATCCCGGGCGATTCGGTTTCGATGCGCCCGATCACATCCGCGAAGCCATCGCCCAACATCTGCGCGACAGCGAGGCCTATTGCCACCAGCAGGGCCTGACCGAAGCCCGCGATGCCATCGCCGAGAGCATGCAGGCACGCGGCTGTGCCGGCGTCGACACCAACCATGTCTTTGTTGGCAACGGGGTCAGCGAGCTGATTGATCTGTCCTTGCGTGGACTGCTGAATCCGGGCGACGAAGTACTGGTGCCGGCGCCGGACTATCCGTTGTGGACTGCCGCGGTCATCCTCAACGATGGCCGGCCGGTGCACTATCCCTGTCCGCCCGAGCGCCAGGGTCTGCCGGACGCTGTCGAAATCGAGCGCATGATCACGCCGCGCACGCGCGCCATCGTGATCATCAATCCGAACAATCCCAACGGTGCGGTCTATCCGAAGCCGCTGCTGCAGCAGATTGCAGCGCTGGCCGAGAAGCACCGCCTGGTGGTGTTCAGCGACGAGATCTACGAGGGACTGCTCTACGACGGCGCCCGGTTTCACAGCATGGCGCCGCTGGTGAAGGACACGCTGTGCGTGACCATGAGTGGATTGTCCAAGGTGCACCGCGCCTGTGGCTATCGGGTGGGCTGGATGGTCACCAGTGGCCGCGTGCAGGCCGCGCGTGAATACCTGCGCAGCCTCGACCTGCTCGCCGCCCTGCGCCTGTGCAGCAATGTCCAGGGCCAGTGGGCTATTCCGGCGGCGCTGCGCGGTCCGGATACGCACACCGCGCTGTGCCAGCCGGGTGGGCGTCTGTACGAGACCCGTGCCGCGATGTTGCGGTCGGTTGCACGCAGTGCGCATCTGCGGGTGGTGGCGCCGATGGGCGCGCTGTACGGCTTCGTCGGTGTCGACACCAGCGCCATGCCGCAGTTCGACGATCAACAGTTCGCGCTGGATCTGCTCGATCAGCGTCAGATCCTGATCGTGCCGGGCTCATCCTTCAATGTGCCCTATCGCAATCACTTCCGAATCACGCTGCTGCCCGAGGCCGCCGTGATGGAGCGGGTCATCGACAGCATCGACGCCTTCGCCGGCACGCTGGCCAAAGGGGCCCAGCCGCGCGTGGCCCAGGTGGCTTGA